In the Drosophila takahashii strain IR98-3 E-12201 chromosome 3R, DtakHiC1v2, whole genome shotgun sequence genome, one interval contains:
- the LOC108064626 gene encoding uncharacterized protein isoform X2 encodes MADVEEVPEKVPRLGLRHLQAGLLFYGLAANTVLQLNVGVAVVAMTNGTASNDSDPPVALRLDGGEEVVHPVELLLGLRSGPIPRRLSVQALWLQGGPLLGHPGLVPAQCPHILRRLCSRLEGVLCDSPAAGTLPGDLALHPPAPGQLVSSGGANAPGSVCLHGL; translated from the exons atggctGACGTGGAGGAAGTCCCTGAGAAAG TGCCGCGCCTGGGGCTGCGACACCTGCAGGCGGGCCTTCTCTTCTATGGACTGGCGGCCAATACAGTGCTGCAGCTGAACGTAGGCGTGGCCGTGGTGGCGATGACCAACGGAACCGCATCGAACGATAGCGACCCGCCCGTGG CACTACGACTGGACGGAGGAGAAGAAGTCGTACATCCTGTCGAGCTACTACTGGGGCTGCGCTCTGGCCCAATTCCCCGCCGGCTATCTGTGCAAGCGCTTTGGCTCCAAGGCGGTCCTCTTCTGGGGCACCCTGGGCTCGTCCCTGCTCAGTGCCCTCACATCCTACGGCGTTTATGCAGCCGGCTGGAAGGCGTACTGTGCGATTCGCCTGCTGCAGGGACTCTGCCAGGTGACCTGGCCCTGCATCCACCAGCACCTGGCCAACTGGTGTCCAGCGGCGGAGCGAACGCGCCTGGGAGCGTTTGCCTACACGGGCTTTGA
- the LOC108064626 gene encoding putative inorganic phosphate cotransporter isoform X1, whose amino-acid sequence MADVEEVPEKVPRLGLRHLQAGLLFYGLAANTVLQLNVGVAVVAMTNGTASNDSDPPHYDWTEEKKSYILSSYYWGCALAQFPAGYLCKRFGSKAVLFWGTLGSSLLSALTSYGVYAAGWKAYCAIRLLQGLCQVTWPCIHQHLANWCPAAERTRLGAFAYTGFDCGNVLAMYGAGMISTSSLGWPGISYSAAGLGLVWCVLWLLLGANKASEARFIGEAEKAYIVGDLQRSERKEPKKMEIPWKGIFTSVPVYALLCARCADSWGLTTMQTELPTYLSGVLKLDMKSNAVYSALPFLLMWVMCYVYLIIADVLLQKDWMSLTALRKTYTSIALWAPASIMLTLVFVGEDQKSLVLVLVTLSVGVSSAATIGSELNTIDLSPNHAGILAGLMSSFTNLMALLTPLVVGVLVTDTSQRSQWQVVFGLAAGILFAGNVIFLLCGTAVTQPWNESKESRRELEPEEKPFQHTKLEIAADGSDGNGVGLRLNCTSP is encoded by the exons atggctGACGTGGAGGAAGTCCCTGAGAAAG TGCCGCGCCTGGGGCTGCGACACCTGCAGGCGGGCCTTCTCTTCTATGGACTGGCGGCCAATACAGTGCTGCAGCTGAACGTAGGCGTGGCCGTGGTGGCGATGACCAACGGAACCGCATCGAACGATAGCGACCCGCCC CACTACGACTGGACGGAGGAGAAGAAGTCGTACATCCTGTCGAGCTACTACTGGGGCTGCGCTCTGGCCCAATTCCCCGCCGGCTATCTGTGCAAGCGCTTTGGCTCCAAGGCGGTCCTCTTCTGGGGCACCCTGGGCTCGTCCCTGCTCAGTGCCCTCACATCCTACGGCGTTTATGCAGCCGGCTGGAAGGCGTACTGTGCGATTCGCCTGCTGCAGGGACTCTGCCAGGTGACCTGGCCCTGCATCCACCAGCACCTGGCCAACTGGTGTCCAGCGGCGGAGCGAACGCGCCTGGGAGCGTTTGCCTACACGGGCTTTGACTGCGGCAATGTGCTGGCCATGTACGGCGCGGGCATGATATCCACATCCTCGCTGGGTTGGCCTGGCATAAGCTACTCGGCAGCCGGCTTGGGCCTGGTTTGGTGCGTCCTCTGGCTGCTTCTGGGAGCGAACAAGGCCAGTGAGGCTAGGTTCATCGGCGAGGCGGAGAAGGCCTACATTGTGGGTGATCTGCAGCGATCGGAGAGGAAGGAGCCGAAGAAAATGGAGATACCTTGGAAGGGCATTTTCACCTCGGTCCCAGTGTACGCCCTACTTTGCGCCCGATGTGCCGACAGCTGGGGCCTGACCACCATGCAAACCGAGTTGCCAACCTACTTGAGCGGCGTCTTGAAACTGGATATGAAGAGCAATGCGGTCTATTCGGCCCTTCCCTTCCTGCTCATGTGGGTGATGTGCTATGTCTACCTGATTATTGCAGATGTGCTGCTGCAAAAGGACTGGATGAGCCTGACGGCATTGAGAAAGACCTACACGAGCATAGCCCTTTGGGCCCCGGCCTCCATAATGCTGACGCTCGTCTTTGTGGGAGAGGACCAGAAGTCCTTGGTCCTTGTGCTGGTGACTCTCAGCGTGGGCGTGAGCAGTGCAGCCACGATTGGCAGCGAGCTGAATACGATTGATTTATCGCCGAACCACGCCGGCATCCTGGCCGGCCTCATGAGCAGCTTCACCAACCTGATGGCCCTGCTGACGCCCCTCGTGGTGGGCGTTTTGGTAACGGACACCAGTCAGCGGAGCCAGTGGCAGGTGGTCTTCGGCCTGGCCGCCGGAATTCTGTTTGCCGGGAATGTGATTTTCCTACTCTGCGGCACTGCCGTGACTCAGCCGTGGAACGAGTCCAAGGAATCGAGGCGGGAGCTGGAGCCGGAGGAGAAGCCGTTCCAGCACACCAAACTCGAGATAGCGGCCGATGGTTCCGATGGCAATGGAGTAGGCTTAAGACTGAACTGTACGAGCCCttga
- the LOC108064627 gene encoding uncharacterized protein isoform X1, with amino-acid sequence MEKTTSDCFSERDFVFAQATGYVPWPGILKKKLFRAGVVEFLFTNETKVIPYEKLWPYDDRSKAQFITSQNMEYEEFREAICIVEKLRSGDVDISTEGAGWQLVSPEELPPGMPFSLEQSRADWELNYVREVRLERDSLSVEGKFIHVLNVLRSSLTLKKQDYPSALWAFQELQELALSELLLVRNFEAVEAMHHLCRFASTQPQDRLCADQVKNLAIQQMERFASHFKQSFGTQDFWSEYCLRSRIYRSHTVDIKPN; translated from the exons atggaaaaaacgacATCTG ACTGCTTCAGTGAGCGCGACTTTGTATTTGCTCAGGCTACCGGCTATGTGCCTTGGCCGGGAATTCTCAAGAAGAAACTCTTTCGAGCTGGAGTGGTGGAGTTTTTGTTCACAAATGAGACCAAGGTCATTCCTTACGAAAAATTATGGCCTTATGACGATCGGAGCAAAGCGCAGTTTATTACAAGCCAGAATATGGAGTACGAGGAATTTCGCGAAGCGATTTGCATTGTCGAGAAACTTCGGTCTGGCGATGTGGATATTAGTACTGAGGGCGCAGGATGGCAGCTGGTATCTCCAGAAGAGCTGCCACCTGGAATGCCATTTTCATTGGAGCAGAGTCGGGCAGACTGGGAACTAAACTATGTGCGAGAGGTGCGTTTGGAGCGGGATTCCTTGAGCGTCGAGGGGAAATTTATCCACGTGCTAAACGTCCTACGCAGCAGCTTGACGCTAAAAAAACAGGATTACCCATCCGCTCTGTGGGCCTTCCAGGAGCTGCAAGAGCTGGCCCTCAGCGAACTTCTCTTGGTGCGCAACTTCGAAGCCGTGGAAGCGATGCATCACTTATGCCGCTTCGCTTCCACACAGCCGCAAGACCGACTCTGTGCGGATCAGGTGAAAAATCTTGCCATCCAACAAATGGAACGCTTTGCGTCGCACTTTAAGCAGTCATTTGGCACTCAAGATTTCTGGTCCGAGTATTGTTTGCGATCCAGAATCTACCGAAGTCACACCGTGGACATCAAGcccaattaa
- the LOC108064627 gene encoding uncharacterized protein isoform X2, whose translation MEYEEFREAICIVEKLRSGDVDISTEGAGWQLVSPEELPPGMPFSLEQSRADWELNYVREVRLERDSLSVEGKFIHVLNVLRSSLTLKKQDYPSALWAFQELQELALSELLLVRNFEAVEAMHHLCRFASTQPQDRLCADQVKNLAIQQMERFASHFKQSFGTQDFWSEYCLRSRIYRSHTVDIKPN comes from the coding sequence ATGGAGTACGAGGAATTTCGCGAAGCGATTTGCATTGTCGAGAAACTTCGGTCTGGCGATGTGGATATTAGTACTGAGGGCGCAGGATGGCAGCTGGTATCTCCAGAAGAGCTGCCACCTGGAATGCCATTTTCATTGGAGCAGAGTCGGGCAGACTGGGAACTAAACTATGTGCGAGAGGTGCGTTTGGAGCGGGATTCCTTGAGCGTCGAGGGGAAATTTATCCACGTGCTAAACGTCCTACGCAGCAGCTTGACGCTAAAAAAACAGGATTACCCATCCGCTCTGTGGGCCTTCCAGGAGCTGCAAGAGCTGGCCCTCAGCGAACTTCTCTTGGTGCGCAACTTCGAAGCCGTGGAAGCGATGCATCACTTATGCCGCTTCGCTTCCACACAGCCGCAAGACCGACTCTGTGCGGATCAGGTGAAAAATCTTGCCATCCAACAAATGGAACGCTTTGCGTCGCACTTTAAGCAGTCATTTGGCACTCAAGATTTCTGGTCCGAGTATTGTTTGCGATCCAGAATCTACCGAAGTCACACCGTGGACATCAAGcccaattaa